GGTACCCCAGGGAGTATAGTTAGCCCGGGAGTGGGGCGCCCCCCTCCTGCGGCTGCTCCGCCGGGGGAGGCGTCGCGGACGCGCCGCGCGGGAGTGCTCGTTCAATTCGGGGAAGGATGCGGGATCGATGGCGTACGAGGCCCTCGCCAGGAAGTGGCGGCCCAGGACGTTCGAGGAGATCGTGGGGCAGGCGCACGTCACCCGGGCCCTCGCCAACGCCATCACCTCCGGGAAGATCCACCACGCCTACCTCTTCTCCGGCACCCGCGGCGTGGGGAAGACCACCTTCGCGCGGATCCTCGCCCGCGCCCTCAACTGCGACAACGGTCCGACGCCGACCCCGTGCCTTTCGTGCGCTTCCTGCACGGAGGTCGGGACCGGAACCGACGTCCAGGAGATCGACGGCGCCTCCAACACCGGCATCGACGACATCCGCCGCCTCCGGGAGAACGCGGCCTACGCCCCCTCCCGTCTCCGGTACAAGGTCTACATCATCGACGAGGTCCACATGCTGTCGAAGGCGGCCTTCAACGGGCTGCTGAAGACGCTGGAGGAGCCGCCGCCGCACGTCGTGTTCATCCTGGCCACGACCGAGCCGAACCGGATCCCCGACACGATCCTCTCCCGGTGCCAGCGGTTCGACTTCCGGATGCTCACCGACGCCGAGGTGCGGGGCCGGCTCGGGGAGATGGCCCGGTCGGAAGGGGTGGCCGTCGAGGAGGACGCCCTGGCCCTCATGGCGCGGTACGCCTTCGGCTCGATGCGGGACGGGCAGTCGCTCCTCGAGCAGGCGGCGGTGTCCGGCGCGGGCGACGTCACCGCGGCGCTGGTCGAGGGAATGCTGGGGCTGGTGGGAACCGAGGCGGCGATCGACCTTGCGTCCGCCGCGATCCTCGAGGGCGCGGGAGCGGCGCTTTCCCGCTTCTCCGCGCTCCTGTCCCGGGGGGCGGACCTGAAGTACCTCTACCTGTCCGTCATCGACGTGCTGCGGGACGCGACGGTGCTCTCCTTCACCGGGAAGGGGGAGCTTCTCTTCCGTCACTCGCCCGCCTCGCTGGAGCGGGTCCGCGCGCTCACCGCGCGGAGGTCGCGGGAGGAGTGGATGTTTCTCCTCGACATCGCCTTCCGGTCGGAGCGGGACGTCCTCGGCACCGAATTCCCCCATCTCGGGTTCGAACTGCTGCTGCTCCGGCTGGCGAACGCGCAGGGGCTCCTGTCCGTCGACGCCCTCGAATCGGGGGAATCCCCGGAGGCGCGCCAGGCCCCGCCCCCGAAGGCCATGGATGGCCAAGTGCCGAGGCAGCCGGGGACGGCCACGGGTCCTTTCGCCTCGGCCGCCGCGCCGTCCGCGGCCACCTTCTCGCGGAAACCGCCGCAGCAGGAACCCGTTCCCCCTCCCTCCCGCACCGCCGCGAAGAGCGCGGATCCGGCCGGCTTGGCAACCGGAGCGGCGGGAGCCGCAAAGGAGGGTCCCGGCCTGTGGGAATCCCTGAAGCGGGCCGTCGAGGGGAAGCGGAAGGCGGTCCTTGTGAGCCTCCTCTCGCAGATGGAGGGGGAGTTTCGGGACGGGGAGCTCGTGATCTCCTGCGGCCACGAGATGCTCCTCGAACGGTTGAAGGAGCCGGACAAGTGGCCCCACCTCCTCGCCGCGCTGGAAGAGGCGGCCGGCCGGCCGGTCGCGGTGCGCCTCTCGGCGTCTGCGGAAAAAAAAAGCCCTGAATCCGGCGCCGTAGCCGCCGCGGACGACGAGCTGGAGCGGAAGGCGCTTTCCGAACCGCTCGTGCTCGAGGTGCTGCGGGCGTTCGAGGGGGCGACCCTCGTGAAGGTTCTGCCGTCTCCCGGGGCGGGGACGGTTGCGGCCGGGGAGGGGGAACCGCCGGGCGGAGAGGGCGAGGAGCCGGCGTTCGTCGAGGCGCCCGCCGGGGAGGAGGAGGGATGACCGGTTTCGGGGATCTGATGCGGCAGGCCCAGGAGATGCGCGACCGCCTTCAGAAGCTCCAGGACGAGCTCGGCGGAATGACGGTCGAAGGTTCGGCGGGCGGCGGGATGGTCGTCGCCGTGGCGAACGGCCGGCAGGAGCTGTTGTCCGTCCGCATCGAAAAGGAAGTGGTCTCGCCGGACGACGTCGGGATGCTGCAGGACCTCGTCCTCGCCGCGGTGAACGACGCCCTCTCCCGGGCGCGCGCGCTCGCCGCCGCCGAGATGGCGAAGGCCACGGGCGGGATGATCCCGCCGGGACTGCTGTGAACGCCGTTTATCCGAAGCCGCTGCGCCGCCTGGTCCGGCTCCTCTCCCGCCTGCCGGGGATCGGGGAGAAGACGGCGACGCGCCTGTCGATGTTCCTTTTGAAAATGCCGCCGGAATTCGTCCGCGAGCTGGGGAACGCCATTGCCGGGATCCCCGAGTCCGTGATAAAGTGCTCGAAATGTTTTAGCATTGCCGATGAGGACCCGTGCGCACTGTGCACGGACCCCGCGCGCCGGGATGACCTGATCTGCGTCGTGGAAGGTCCCTCCGATATAGTCCCGATCGAAAAAAGCGGGGAGTTCAAAGGGAGATACCACGTCCTCGGCGGGGCGATCTCGCCGATCGACGGGGTGATGCCCGACGACATCCGGGCCCGGGAGCTCACGGACCGGGTGGCCCGCGGCGGCGTCGCCGAGGTGGTGCTCGCCACGAACCTCACGGCCGAGGGAGAGGCCACCGCCTCCTACCTCGCGGGGGTCCTGAAGGGGCGGGGTGTCCGGGTGACGCGCATCGCGTACGGTCTCCCGATGGGATCGGACCTGGAGTACGCCGACGAGATCACCGTCGGCCGCGCGATGAAGGGCCGCCGCGATATGTGACGGCGGTTGACACGCGGCTTCCCGGGCGGGTATGAAGGTATTTTCCGATGACATGCGTACAGGAAAACTCAAGGCGAGAGGTGCAGCGGACATGAGCCAGAGCGGTGCGGCGGTGAAGTTGCCGGTGAAGAACTCCCTCGGATTCTTCGAGATCCGGATGGAGAGCATCGGCGGTCTCGGCGCGAACGTGGCCGGGAAGATCCTGACCGAGGCGGCGATCATCGGGATGGGGATGAACGGCGCGGGGTTCGCATCCTACGGGTCGGAGAAGAAGGGGACGCCGGTCAAGTCGTTCGTCCGGATCTGCGAGGCGGACCAGAAGGTCCGCGTCAACAGCCCGATCGAGGAGCCGCACGTCCTGGCCATCTTCCACGAGGCGCTGGCGAAGTCGATCCCCGTCACGGCGGGCGCGCTCCCCGGAAAGACCACGGTCATCCTGAACACGCGGCGCACGCCCGCGGAGGCCCGCGACTTCCTGAAGCTCCAGGGGGGGAAGCTCGGTACGGTCGATGCCATGGAGATCGCGATGGCCACCGGCTCCCGCGTCAACATGGTCATGATGGGGGCGATCATGAAGGCGGCCGGCTTCTTCGACTGGAAGGCGGTCGAGGAGACGATCCGCGACCAGTTCGGGAAGAAGTACGCCGCCCTCATGAAGGGGAATCTCGATGCGCTGAAACGCGGCCACGACGAGGTGAAGTTCCAGGAGTTCCCGGCCGACGGGAAGTACCCGGCCCGGCCGTTCACGCGCGAGGAGCCGAAGCTCGGGTACGAGACCGCTCCCATCGGCGGCACGATCTACTCGGTCGGCAACATGCGGTTCAAGGACCTCTCCACCAGCCGCACGGGGATGATCCCGCTGTTCATCCTGGACAAGTGCACCCGGTGCGGGGAGTGCGACATCACCTGCCCCGACTACTGCTTCGTGTGGGAGAAGGGGAAGGACCCCAAGACGGGGAAGGACGGGATGGTCCTGCTGGGGATCGACTACCAGTACTGCAAGGGGTGCCTGCGGTGCACCCACATCTGCAAGTTCGGCGCCCTGGTCCCGGTCAAGGAAGCGGAGCAGGACATGGACAGGATCACCGTCAAGCACAAGTTCCTTAAATAACGACCGAGCGGACATAAGGAGAGAAGAGCGATGGCTCAGACGGCGAAGAAGCGGACCGGGCGCCCCGCGCAGAGGATGGTGGTGCAGAGCGGCAACGAGATCGCGGCGACGGCGGCCAAGCAGATCAATTACCACGTCATGGGGTACTACCCCATCACGCCCTCCACCGAGGTCGCCGAGACCCTCGACGCGATGAAGGCGGAAGGGGAGCACACCGTCCGGATGATCCCGGGGGACGGGGAGCACGGGGCGGCGGGGATCTGCTTCGGCGCGAGCACGGCGGGGGGGCGGGTCTTCAACGCCACGTCGGCCAACGGCCTCCTCTTCGCCTTCGAGCAGCTCCCGGTGCAGTCCGGGGAGCGGTTCCCGATGGTGTTCAACATCGTCACCCGCGCGGTGTCGGGCCCGCTCGACATCCGCGGCGACCACAGCGACATCATGCTGGCGAAGGACACCGGGTGGATCACCCTCATGGCGGCCGACGCGCAGGCGGTCTACGACATGAACGTGCTGGCGCCGAAGATCGGCGAGGACATGGCGGTCCGCCTGCCGGTGTTCTTGGCGTACGACGGCTTCTTCACCTCCCACCAGAAGCGCCGCATCGAGATCTTCTCGGACGACCAGGTCGTGCGCGACTTCCTGGGGCCGTTCGTCGCCACGGTGACCTCGGTCGACCCGAAGAAGCCGGTCACCATCGGGCCGTACATGAACGACCCGGACCAGATCAACAACAAGAAGCAGCAGGCCGACGCGATGGTCCGCTCCCACGCCGTGATCCGGAAGGTGTTTGCGGAGTACGAGGCGCTGTCCGGGCGGCGGTACGACATGGTCGAGCTGTACCGGATGGAGGACGCCGAGGCCGCCCTGTTCATCCTCAACTCCGCGGCCGAGACGGCCAAGGAGGCGGTGGACGCGCTCCGGAAGGAGGGGAAGAAGGTCGGCCTCATCCGCCCCAACGTCATCCGCCCGTTCCCGATCGACGAGATCCGCGAGGCGCTGAAAAACGTGAAGGGGCTGGTGGTGGCGGACCGCCAGGACAACTTCGGCGCGTACGGCGGCGCGATGGCGGTCGAGGTGAAGGCGGCGCTCCAGGGGGTGAAAGGGAACGCCACGCAGGTCGCCGCGCGGATCTACGGGACCGGCGGGAAGGAGTTCTTCGTCGAGGACGCCGCTGCGATGCTTTCCGAGGCGCTCGAGATCGCGAAGGCCGGCGCCGTCAAGGTCCCCTACGCCTACTTCGGCGCGAACCCGGGCGACCCGTCGTACACCCCGGCCAAGGCGTTCGACCCCATCACCGAGGCGCAGGCCTCCGGCCTCATCCGGGTGGAGACCACTCCGGAAGGGAAGATGGAGGTGAAGGGGAACATCCTGCGGAACCTCACGGAGCGGCCGAAGCGGATCGGCCCGGGGCACGGCGCCTGCCCGGGGTGCGGCATCTTCGTGAACATGAACACCTTCATGAAGGGGATCGAGGGGAACGTGGTCGTCCTCTTCCACACCGGCTGCGGGATGGTCGTCACCACCGGATACCCGTACACGGCCCACAAGGTCACCTACATCCACAACCTGTTCCAGAACGGCGCCGCGACCCTCTCCGGGGTCGTCGAGATGTTCGAGGAGCGGAAGCTCCGCGGCGAGATCCCGAAGGACGAGAAGATCACCTTCGTCATGGTGACCGGAGACGGCGGCCACGACATCGGCATGGGGCCGTCCATCGGCGCCGCGATGCGGAACCACCGGATGATCATCTGCGAATACGACAACCAGGGGTACCAGAACACCGGCTCGCAGCTCTCGTTCACCGTCCCACTGGGCCAGTCGACCTCCACGTCGAACTACGGTCCGTACCAGCACGGCAAGAGCACGCACCACAAGGACACGGCGCAGATCTTCGCCGCGTGCCACATCCCGTACGTCTGCACCGTGGCCGAGAACAACCCGCGGGACATGATCCGCAAGGCGGCCAAGGCCCAGAAGTACGCGGACCGGGGGCTGGCGTTCGTGAAGATGATCTCCATGTGCCCGCTGGCGTGGAAGACCGAGGAGCGGATGTCGGTCCCCATCATCCAGGCGGCGGTGGACTCCTGCTTCTTCCCCCTCTACGAGGTCGAGGACGGGATCACGACGATCACCTACGATCCGGAGGAGAAGGGGAAGAAGGTGCCGGTCACGGAGTGGCTGAAGCACATGGGGAAGACCAAGCACATGCTGAAGCCCGACTGCAAGCCGGAGCTCGACCGGTTCCAGGCCGAGGTAGACCGGCGCTGGATCCGCCTGAAGGAGATGCACAAGAACCCGCTGCTGTAGGATCGAAGAAGGCGGTCTTATCCCTGGGGGGCGGCGTCGGACACGACGCGGTGCGACAGCCCCGACTTCCCCTCCGCCTTCTTCGCGTACATCTGCCGGTCCGCCATCCCGATCATCTCCTCCGCGGAGTGGATCGGGTTCGTGTAGGTCACCGCGCCCAGCGTGAGCGTTACGGGCCACCCGTTCTCCCGCATCTCCTCCGAAATCTGGCCCTGCAGGTTCGCAAGGGCGGCGCGGGCGGCGTCGTACCCGGTTTCCGGCAGCACCAGCGCGAACTCGTCCCCCCCGAGGCGGGCCGGGACGTCCACGCTGCGGGTGCCGAGAACGAGCGTGTCGGCCACCGATCGGAGCAGGGAGTCGCCGGCCGCGTGCCCCTGCGCGTCGTTGATCGACTTGAAGTTGTCCACGTCCATGTAGACCAGGGTGAACGGCTTCTTGTACCGCCGCGACCGGGCGATCTCCACGTCCAGCACCTCGAGGAAATATTTCCGGTTCGCCACGCCCGTCAGCGGATCGAACCGGGCGGCGGCGCGCTCCTGGTCGAGCGAATCGACCAGGGCGGAGAGGATGTACGTGAAGAAGAAGAACAGTCCCAACTCCTCCGCGAAGTTCGAGATCGGCAGGATGGCGCCGTCCTCCCCGTGGAACCGGTTCACGTTCGCCAGGAACCAGACCGCCGTGGCGGCGACCGACATCAGGAGCCCGGGCCATAAGCCCGCGCGCAGCGTGATCAGGACCACGGGGAGAAGGTAGAACACCAGGAACGACAGTTCGGCCGCGGTCCAGTAATCCACCAGCCCGAGGAAGGCGAGGAGGAGGACCGACGCGGAGAGGACTCCGAAGAGGGGAAGCCCGCGGAGACGCTCGATGCCGCCGGCCATCCGCGGGAGGTCCGGACGACGGATCGCCTTCGCTGCGCGCGGTTGTTCCTGCGGCGTGGCCACGACGCGTTCCTCCGGGGGGAGCTGCCTCCAGGACCCGAGAATACCATTTTTCCCGCCGACCGGGGCTCCCCCGGAGCGGGGGATATTTCTTTGGGGGGGCATGTGGTATCTTTTCGCCTATGGGCCAGGGGAATCTCATCCTCCGGGAACGGGAGTACGAGGCGTTCCAGTCGGTCCTTCGGAAGCTGCTTTCGGAAGCGTACGCCAAGGTGGTCTTCCTGGTGGACAAGAACGGGACGCTCCTGGCCTCCGCGGGCCAGACGGAGCGGTTCGACACCACCTCTCTCGCCTCCCTCGCCGCCGGGAACATCGCCGCCACCGGCGGGCTCGCGAACCTCATCGGGGAGAAGGAGTTCTCGATCCTTTTCCACGAGGGGGAGCGGGACAACATGCACATTTCGGTGGTGGCGGACCGCCTCATCCTCGTGGTCATATTCGACCGTCGTTCCTCCGTCGGCCTGGTCCGGCTGCGCGTCCGGCGGGTCTCCATGGAGCTCGAGACGATCCTCGCGGCGGTCCTCGAGGACGCGGGCGGCGAAGCCGGGATGATCGAGGAGCTGACCGAGGACGACATCGAGAGCTTGTTCAAATAATGTCCTTCATCAACTACTCCTCCCGCGAGATCAACTGCAAGGTCGTCTACTACGGCCCCGGCCTGTGCGGCAAGACGACGAACCTCCAGTACATCTACCGGCGGATGAACCCGGAAACGCGCGGGAGGATGATCTCCCTCGCCACCGAGACGGAGCGCACCCTGTTCTTCGACTTCCTGCCGCTGTCGCTGGGCGAGGTCCGGGGGTTCAAGACGCGCTTCCACCTCTATACCGTTCCGGGCCAGGTCTTCTACGACGCCAGCCGCCGCCTCATCCTGCGCGGGGTGGACGGCGTCGTGTTCTGCGCGGACTCGCAGCTCACCCGGGTGGACGCCAACGTCGAATCGATGGAGAACCTCCGGGTGAATCTCGGGGACCAGGGGTACAACCCCGACAAGGTGCCGATGGTGATCCAGTACAACAAGCGGGACCTTCCCGGCATCGCCTCCGTTTCCGAGCTGCACGCCCTGCTGAATCTCCGCAACGTCCCGGAATTCGAGGCTTCCGCCACCACGGGGGTCGGGGTGTTCGAGACGCTCAAATCCGTCATCAAGCTCATCCTGATCGACATGAAGAAGACCACCCGGTAGGGAACCCCCTCCCCATGCCCGCCGCCGAACGCGGATTCGAGCTGGTCGTAAGCGTGGCCTCCCCGGGGGAGCTCGCGGGAACCGACCTCTCGCCGTTCGACGCCGTCTGCCTCGGAAGCCCGTACTGCAGGCGCGTGGAAGGGAACTACGCGGAGGCGCTGGACCTTCTCCCGGGCGTCGTCTCCGCGCTCCACGCGGCGGGGAAGAAGGCGTACGTCACCACCCCGGCCACTCCGCGGGAGGCGGATCTCCCCCACGTCGGCCGCCTGGTCGACGCGGCCGCCGCCGCCGGGGCCGACGCGATGGAGTTCCACAACCTGGGCGCGCTGCGGATCCTCCGCGAGAAGGGGAGGCCGATCCCCGCCCACATGGGGGCGTATGCGAACGTCTACACCCACCTCGCCGCCGGGGTGATGCGGGAGTACGGCGCGGTCCGGGTGCGCCCCAACGCCGAGGTGACCCTCGATGAGATGGGGACGATCGCGGGGGAGGCGGGGGTGGAGGTCGAGCTCCTCGTCCACGGGAAGATCCCGCTCGGGGTGACCGACCGGTGCTTCCTCCTCTCGGAGCCGGAGGAGTCCGATCCGAAGTGTCCCGCGGCGTGCCGGGAGGAGCATTGGCTGACCGCGCGCCAGTGGGTCCTGAAGACGGTGGGGAAAGGGGTCCTCTCCGGGAAGGACATGTGCATGCTGGAACACCTCCCTCGTCTCCTCCGGGATGGGTTGAAAGTGTTCCGGATCGAGGGGTTGTACGAGAACTCCGGGTACCGGTCGGAGATCGGCGCGGTCTATCGGGAGGCGCTGACCCGGGCGATCGCGGGGGGGGGGTACCGGGTGGCGGAACCGTGGGCCGATGCGATCCGCCGGCGCTCGAAGCGGGGGCTGTGCAACGGGTACTACTTCGGGACGGCCGGAAAAAAGTACGTCGGGACGGTTTTACAGGACGATAACTCCGTAGTATAATTTGACGTTCGTCGTTCCCGCACCGGGGACGTGCACGGAGGGCGTAGGGGGAATGGCCGAGCTACTGGCGTCCGGCGGATCCATGGAGATGGTACGGGCCGCCTTCGACCACGGGGCGGACGCCGTCTACGTGGGCGCGAAGGGGTGGAGCCGCCGCAGGTCGCAGTACGAGATGGACGACGCGCAGATCGTCGAGGCCGCGCGGTACGCCCGATCCGCAGGCAAGATTCTCCGGGTGGCGTTCAACACCCTCCCGTCCTCCTCCGAGGCGCCCCTCTTCCTGTCGAAGACCGACGCGCTGTACGCCGCCGGGATCCGCGACTTCATCCTCACCGACCCCGGGCTGATGATGGCCCTCAAGAAACGCCACCCCGACGCCATCCTGCACGCCAGCGTCGGGTGCACGATCATCAACGTGCAGGACGCCCTGTTCTACAAGGAGGCGGGCGCCTCCCAGATCGTGGCCGAGTGCCGGATGGACAAGGCGACGATGCGGAAGATCAAGGAAGCGGCGGGGGTGGGTCTCGAGGTCCTGGTCCACGCGACCACCTGCTACACGCTGCTGGGCCGCTGCACGATGAGCAGCTACGCGCGGCACGAGCACCGGATCGACGCCGAAGGGAAGGACCATTTCCCCGGAAGCCCGAACCGCGGGGGACTCTGCTACCGGATCTGCCTCTCCGATTGGGATCGCGTGGGGCCCGCGGGGGAAGTCGAGGAGTCCGGCGTCGAGCTGCCCAACCGGGCCTTCTTCCTCGCGGACGACATCCCCGAGCTGATCGACGTCGGCGTCGACACGATCAAGATCCAGGGGCGGGAATATTCGGTCGCGCTGGTCGGGGAGATGGTCGGGTTCTACCGCGACCTGATCGACGCCTGCGTCCGGGACCGCGCGGGGTTCCGGATGGAGCCCTGGAAGGAGCGGATGGCGTCCATCGTCGCGGGCCGCGACGCGGAGCGCCGGGAAAAGACCACCGGCCTGATCGAGGAGTCTCTCACCCAACAGTAAGGCGAGCCGCTAAGTGCCCCAGTTCATGAAGGCGGCGTCGCACCGAGAGCGTCGATGCGCCGCATCCGGCAAGGCGTTGCGACCGAGGCGTACTGGACGGTACGGTGAGGGAGCACAACGAAGCCGGGGCGGATGCAGCGGCGCTCGAATGCAGCCGGATTCATGAATTGGGGCACTTAGTGGCTCATATCGCCTTCGCGGAAATATTCCGCGAGGGCCCGCTCCACCACCTGGTCGGCCGTAACGCGGTATTCCCGGCAGAAATCCTTCAACTGGTCGACCATCGCGGCCGGCAGCGTGATCGTGACCGGTTCCCTCTGCCCGTTCCCCTTCGAACCGGACGTCTTCTCGCCCATTCCCGTCCTCCATCCTTTCCCGGCCCCGCCCCGCCGTCGTCGATTCTTCGACAGGGGTATGAAGTATCGTGCCCGTCCTGCCGAAAGGGATCAAAGGCGTTTAATATACAAAGGGATTTGTCGATACCAAGATATCACGTTATCGGGGATTTCGGTGGTTCCCACCCCGGCCGGCGTATGGTATCCTCCCCAAGGGTAACGTTATTAGGAAAGATTTCCTGACATGAAAAAACTACTCATCGCCATCGCGTTCCTCTCCCTCTTCGCCGCGGTTCCCGCGGTCCGTGCGGAAGGGGTGCCCGCGGCCGATTCCCGCCCCCAGCTCCACACGGTCCGGAAGGGAGAGACGATCCGGTCGATCGCCCGGTCGTACGGGGTGAAGGAGAAGGAGCTGCGCCGCCTGAATTCCGTGCGGCGCAAGGGCCGCCTCAAGGCGGGTTCCCAGCTGGTCGTGCGGGAGTCGATCCCCCACGGCGTGACCGTCCGAAAGGGCGACAACCTCTGGCGGATCGCGCGGAGGTTCAACCTCGACGCGGACGCGCTGATGGAGCTGAACGGGCTGTCGTCGGAGGATCTGCAGCCGGGGCAGACGCTCGCCCTCGTCGGGCCGGACGACTCCACCCTGCCGGCGGACGCGGCGAAGCTCCCCACGGAGGCGGAGCTGGCGGAAGCCGCGAAACCGGCGGACGCCGGGGAGAAGTTCCCCGGCGACGAGCCGCTCAAGGATCGGGTCCTGCGCGTCGCGGAGCGGATGATCTCCATCCCGTACCGGTGGGGCGGGCAGACGCTGAAGGGGCTCGACTGCTCCGCCTACGTCCAGAAGGTGTTCAACTTGCTCCAGCTCGACCTGCCCCGTTCCGCCCGCGAACAGTTCCGCGAGGGGCAGAAGGTCGAGAAGGCCAACCTCTCCGCGGGCGACCTGGTCTTCTTCCGCACCTACGCGAAATACCCCTCCCACGTGGGGATCTACCTCGGGGACAACCGGTTCATCCACGCCTCGTCGCGCGACCGGAAGGTGAAGATCGACAGCCTCGAGGCGCCCTACTACGTCAAGCGGTACATCGGCGCCAAGCGCCTCCTCTTCGAGGAGAACGACGTCCAGAACTGAGCCCGCCGCCGGGTCGCTGCTCCGCAGGGAGGCTCCCCGTTCGCATCCGCGCCAGGCTCCCCGTCTCCGAACAGGGAACGTGGCCCGCGGTCCCCTCCCCGCCCTTCGGCAATCTGTCTCGCCTCGCTCATGCCACTCGGCCCATCGTTACGGGTTCTCCGCCGGTTCCGCGCTGGCGCTCCGCTCAGGGGACCCCCCTGCTCCGTGCGCTCCCTGTCAGCGTGCGAAGTGACGCAGCGGGGAACGAAGCAGCAGGATTACGGGATAGTGGACTCCCACGCCGCGGCGAGCGCTGCGCGGCGGGCGTCGGCGTCGGGCTCGTGGGCGAGGAACTCCTCCGACAGTTTCCGCAGAAGCTTCTCCGCGCCCCCGGACGGATCGGGGTGCGGGACGCCGGGGTGGCGCAGGGCGACCGACGGCGTCCGGAACCGGATGACGTCCCCGGTCTCCGGGTCACGACGTCCCCGGTCTCCGGGTCGAGCTCGACCTGCAGCACGTACCCCTTTCCCGCCGGCCCCTTGATGTTGAACATGCTGTAGACGGCGAAGTTGCCGAGGCTGTAGGCGATCAGCTTTCCGTTCCGGATCTCGATCGCCCGCGGCACGTGCGGCCCGTGCCCCAGCACGAGGTCCGCCCCCGCGTCGACCGCCGCCCGGGCGAAGCGCACCACGTTTCCCCGCTCCTCCCCCAGGAACGTCTCGTCGGCGTCGGCGACCCGCATCGCGTCCGCCCCCTCCGCCCCCCCGTGGAACGAGACGACGACCAGGTCGTTCGCGCCTTTCAGCTCCGCCACGACCTCCCGCGTCCGCTCGAGGTCCAGCAGCGGATGCACGTACCGTGTTCGGAGGGAGTAGGAGAAGCCCGCGACCGCCACCCGTCTCCCGGAGACCGTGAACAGCGCGATCCGCTCCCCCCCGACC
The DNA window shown above is from Deltaproteobacteria bacterium and carries:
- a CDS encoding C40 family peptidase gives rise to the protein MKKLLIAIAFLSLFAAVPAVRAEGVPAADSRPQLHTVRKGETIRSIARSYGVKEKELRRLNSVRRKGRLKAGSQLVVRESIPHGVTVRKGDNLWRIARRFNLDADALMELNGLSSEDLQPGQTLALVGPDDSTLPADAAKLPTEAELAEAAKPADAGEKFPGDEPLKDRVLRVAERMISIPYRWGGQTLKGLDCSAYVQKVFNLLQLDLPRSAREQFREGQKVEKANLSAGDLVFFRTYAKYPSHVGIYLGDNRFIHASSRDRKVKIDSLEAPYYVKRYIGAKRLLFEENDVQN
- a CDS encoding U32 family peptidase — its product is MAELLASGGSMEMVRAAFDHGADAVYVGAKGWSRRRSQYEMDDAQIVEAARYARSAGKILRVAFNTLPSSSEAPLFLSKTDALYAAGIRDFILTDPGLMMALKKRHPDAILHASVGCTIINVQDALFYKEAGASQIVAECRMDKATMRKIKEAAGVGLEVLVHATTCYTLLGRCTMSSYARHEHRIDAEGKDHFPGSPNRGGLCYRICLSDWDRVGPAGEVEESGVELPNRAFFLADDIPELIDVGVDTIKIQGREYSVALVGEMVGFYRDLIDACVRDRAGFRMEPWKERMASIVAGRDAERREKTTGLIEESLTQQ
- a CDS encoding U32 family peptidase, with the protein product MPAAERGFELVVSVASPGELAGTDLSPFDAVCLGSPYCRRVEGNYAEALDLLPGVVSALHAAGKKAYVTTPATPREADLPHVGRLVDAAAAAGADAMEFHNLGALRILREKGRPIPAHMGAYANVYTHLAAGVMREYGAVRVRPNAEVTLDEMGTIAGEAGVEVELLVHGKIPLGVTDRCFLLSEPEESDPKCPAACREEHWLTARQWVLKTVGKGVLSGKDMCMLEHLPRLLRDGLKVFRIEGLYENSGYRSEIGAVYREALTRAIAGGGYRVAEPWADAIRRRSKRGLCNGYYFGTAGKKYVGTVLQDDNSVV
- a CDS encoding CapA family protein → MGDVMMGTTFPEEILPPEDGATLFRAVGPLLSGHDVVFGNLEGPLTDVEKSPKCPKPRRNGRPCFAFRTPPRYVRHLAEAGFTAVNVANNHSLDFGMEGMDNTLAALDNAGIRAVGGERIALFTVSGRRVAVAGFSYSLRTRYVHPLLDLERTREVVAELKGANDLVVVSFHGGAEGADAMRVADADETFLGEERGNVVRFARAAVDAGADLVLGHGPHVPRAIEIRNGKLIAYSLGNFAVYSMFNIKGPAGKGYVLQVELDPETGDVVTRRPGTSSGSGRRRSPCATPASRTPIRPGARRSFCGNCRRSSSPTSPTPTPAAQRSPRRGSPLSRNPAASFPAASLRTLTGSARSRGVP